Proteins encoded by one window of Azospirillum brasilense:
- a CDS encoding cation:proton antiporter — MAFELTPALLFLIQAILLIAGPFLLWRLSGLKHVVPMVVIQILFGIALGPSVLGQAAPELWQPLFAKGSLAPLSGLALLAVVFFAFLTGLHLDLEEFKGRGRAFVGISLSSMMVPTLLGGALGWWIVGAFPGMAGPKADPLLFAAGFGICVGVTALPVLGAILREMGLIGERVGRLALGYAAVNDALLWILITAVLALAAGGSGGFAGVAWIAVLGFAYLAATELFARPLLTRLMNRIAPDGAVGDMVVVVTCAALLGSAAVTELIGLHYILGAFVAGTVMPRRLAAAILDRLEHFATLILLPFFFTLTGLKVNLDLAAAAQWWVFALATVATILGKVLGTALPARLSGESAADSWRLGTLMSCKGLMEVIVLTILLEAGVLSDACFSAMVLMAVVVTALTQPMTLLAGRIAGHRTGHAGTA; from the coding sequence ATGGCCTTCGAGCTGACGCCGGCCCTGCTGTTCCTCATCCAGGCCATCCTGCTGATCGCCGGCCCGTTCCTGCTGTGGCGGTTGTCCGGCCTGAAGCATGTGGTTCCGATGGTGGTCATCCAGATCCTGTTCGGGATCGCGCTCGGCCCGTCGGTTCTCGGGCAGGCCGCGCCGGAACTCTGGCAGCCGCTGTTCGCCAAGGGGTCTCTGGCGCCGCTCTCAGGGCTGGCTCTGCTCGCCGTGGTCTTCTTCGCCTTCCTGACCGGGCTGCATCTCGATCTGGAGGAGTTCAAGGGGCGCGGGCGCGCCTTCGTCGGGATCAGCCTGTCGAGCATGATGGTGCCGACGCTGCTCGGCGGGGCGCTCGGCTGGTGGATCGTCGGCGCCTTTCCCGGGATGGCCGGGCCGAAGGCCGACCCGCTGCTGTTCGCCGCCGGCTTCGGCATCTGCGTCGGGGTGACCGCCCTGCCGGTGCTGGGCGCCATCCTGCGCGAGATGGGCCTGATCGGGGAGCGGGTCGGGCGGCTGGCGCTGGGCTATGCGGCGGTCAACGACGCGCTGCTGTGGATTCTCATCACCGCCGTGCTGGCCCTGGCGGCGGGGGGCAGCGGCGGCTTCGCCGGGGTGGCGTGGATCGCCGTCCTCGGCTTCGCCTATCTCGCCGCGACGGAGCTGTTCGCGCGTCCCCTGCTGACCCGGCTGATGAACCGCATCGCCCCGGACGGCGCGGTCGGCGACATGGTGGTGGTGGTCACCTGCGCCGCTCTGCTGGGCTCTGCCGCGGTGACGGAGCTGATCGGGCTGCACTACATCCTGGGCGCCTTCGTCGCCGGCACGGTCATGCCGCGGCGGCTGGCGGCGGCCATCCTGGACCGGCTGGAGCATTTCGCCACGCTGATCCTGCTGCCCTTCTTCTTCACCCTGACCGGTCTGAAGGTCAATCTCGACCTCGCCGCCGCGGCGCAATGGTGGGTCTTCGCGCTGGCGACGGTGGCGACCATCCTGGGCAAGGTGCTGGGCACCGCCCTGCCCGCCCGGCTGTCGGGCGAGAGCGCCGCCGATTCCTGGCGGCTCGGCACGCTGATGTCCTGCAAGGGGCTGATGGAGGTCATCGTCCTGACCATCCTGCTGGAGGCTGGGGTTCTGTCGGACGCCTGCTTCTCCGCCATGGTGCTGATGGCGGTGGTGGTCACCGCGCTGACCCAGCCGATGACCCTGCTGGCCGGGCGGATCGCCGGCCATCGGACGGGCCACGCCGGCACAGCCTGA
- the yihA gene encoding ribosome biogenesis GTP-binding protein YihA/YsxC: MTSSSSSPISGFDEEALEAGRLLFAKECDFIWGAQTAEQLPEADLPEVAFAGRSNVGKSSLVNALTGRKTLARTSNTPGRTQQLNFFNLGNRLKLVDMPGYGYAKESKEKIELWNDMVRRFLRGRVTLRRALVLVDSRHGLKPNDEEIMTMLDQAAVPYVVVLTKSDKVRSQELAEVSKRTVAALKKHPAAFPEIHATSSEKGQGIAELRASLAQLASLG; encoded by the coding sequence ATGACCTCTTCCAGCAGCTCCCCGATCTCCGGTTTCGACGAGGAGGCCCTGGAAGCGGGGCGGCTTCTGTTCGCCAAGGAATGCGATTTCATCTGGGGCGCCCAGACGGCGGAGCAGCTGCCGGAGGCCGACCTGCCGGAGGTCGCCTTCGCCGGGCGGTCCAACGTCGGCAAGTCCAGCCTCGTCAACGCGCTGACCGGGCGCAAGACGCTGGCCCGCACCTCCAACACGCCGGGCCGCACCCAGCAGCTCAACTTCTTCAATCTCGGCAACCGGCTGAAGCTGGTCGACATGCCCGGCTACGGCTACGCCAAGGAATCGAAGGAGAAGATCGAACTCTGGAACGACATGGTCCGCCGCTTCCTGCGCGGCCGCGTCACGCTGCGCCGGGCGCTGGTGCTGGTCGATTCGCGCCATGGGCTGAAGCCCAACGACGAGGAGATCATGACGATGCTCGATCAGGCGGCGGTGCCCTACGTCGTCGTCCTGACCAAGTCGGACAAGGTGCGGTCGCAGGAACTGGCCGAGGTGAGCAAGCGCACCGTGGCGGCGCTGAAGAAGCACCCCGCCGCCTTCCCGGAGATCCACGCCACCAGCTCCGAGAAGGGCCAGGGCATCGCGGAGCTGCGGGCCAGCCTCGCCCAGCTCGCCAGCCTGGGGTGA